One region of Eretmochelys imbricata isolate rEreImb1 chromosome 2, rEreImb1.hap1, whole genome shotgun sequence genomic DNA includes:
- the FRAT2 gene encoding GSK-3-binding protein FRAT2, with protein MPCRPGERFLLLERSVAVGQAGSKEVDALVAKLGEVLQLSAQRAPAPRGPKHPPPTAARGRAAPYSPRGGGLLVPRGPAPPQPHQPAEPQRPGKNSQRVAKQLCGRGWLRSAAHRRKRPGPGEAPGEEEDPHRLLQQLILSGNLIKEAVRRLQLAAAAVATATTGGSGEGEAAALQPLQ; from the coding sequence ATGCCCTGCCGGCCCGGGGAGCGCTTTCTGCTGCTGGAGCGCTCGGTCGCCGTGGGGCAGGCGGGCTCCAAGGAGGTGGACGCGCTGGTGGCCAAGCTGGGCGAGGTGCTGCAGTTAAGCGCCCAGCGGGCACCGGCCCCCCGCGGCCCCAAGCACCCGCCGCCCACCGCCGCCCGGGGCCGCGCCGCGCCCTACTCCCCCCGTGGCGGCGGCCTCCTGGTCCCGCGGGGCCCGGCCCCCCCGCAGCCGCACCAGCCCGCGGAGCCCCAGCGCCCGGGGAAGAATAGCCAGCGGGTGGCCAAGCAGCTGTGCGGCCGGGGCTGGCTGCGGAGCGCCGCCCACAGGAGGAAgcggccggggccgggggaaGCGCCCGGCGAAGAGGAGGATCCGCACCGGCTCCTGCAGCAGCTAATCCTCTCCGGGAACCTCATCAAGGAGGCAGTCAGGCGCCTGCAGCTGGCGGCGGCGGCCGTGGCCACAGCCACCACCGGCGGCAgcggggagggagaagcagcagccctGCAGCCTCTGCAATAG